A genomic segment from Nocardia cyriacigeorgica GUH-2 encodes:
- a CDS encoding NUDIX hydrolase has product MIAVYDSGGREIGAEDRAVVYRDGLWHASAGVLVRSGDGRSIYVHRRTDTKMVFAGMHDCLAGGVVAPGESPLQTAVRELAEELGITASTDPTPLARTSWDGEWAGRPMRCHLFAYELRYDGLIRHQPEEIAAGWWWTEQTLREHLTDPAWPFVPDTRYLLREVLA; this is encoded by the coding sequence ATGATCGCCGTCTACGACAGCGGCGGGCGCGAAATCGGTGCCGAGGACCGCGCCGTCGTCTACCGTGACGGCCTCTGGCACGCCAGCGCCGGCGTGCTGGTCCGCTCCGGCGATGGCCGTTCGATCTACGTGCACCGCCGCACCGACACCAAAATGGTCTTCGCCGGCATGCACGATTGCCTGGCCGGCGGCGTCGTGGCCCCGGGCGAATCACCGCTCCAGACCGCGGTCCGCGAGCTGGCCGAAGAACTCGGTATCACCGCGAGCACCGACCCCACTCCCCTGGCCCGCACCAGCTGGGACGGCGAATGGGCCGGCCGCCCGATGCGCTGCCACCTGTTCGCCTACGAACTACGCTACGACGGCCTGATCCGGCACCAACCCGAGGAGATCGCCGCCGGGTGGTGGTGGACCGAACAGACCCTGCGCGAACATCTGACGGATCCGGCGTGGCCGTTCGTCCCCGACACCCGCTACCTACTGCGCGAGGTCCTCGCCTGA
- the arc gene encoding proteasome ATPase, whose protein sequence is MSPIENSDSAAWRELEAVRAEAAALRRQLADSPDRARELEARIDSLTIRNTKLMDTLKEARQQLVALREEVDRLGQPPSGYGVLIGAYDDQTVDVFTSGRKMRLTCSPNIDTSTLEYGQTVRLNEALTVVEAGHFDAVGEIGTLREVLDDGRRALVVGHADEERVVWLSGPLSKVAEIDDLDDPDAPVRRLRPGDSLLVDTKAGFAFERIPKAEVEDLVLEEVPDVDYNDIGGLGRQIEQIRDAVELPFLHKDLFREYALRPPKGVLLYGPPGCGKTLIAKAVANSLAKKIAEARGEDAKEAKSYFLNIKGPELLNKFVGETERHIRIIFQRAREKASEGTPVIVFFDEMDSIFRTRGSGVSSDVETTVVPQLLSEIDGVEGLENVIVIGASNREDMIDPAILRPGRLDVKIKIERPDAESAQDIFSKYLTEELPLHADDLAEFHGDKGACIRAMIERVVERMYAESEDNRFLEVTYANGDKEVLYFKDFNSGAMIQNIVDRAKKYAIKSVLDTGNPGLRIQHLYDSIVDEFSENEDLPNTTNPDDWARISGKKGERIVYIRTLVTGKNASASRAIDTESNTGQYL, encoded by the coding sequence ATGAGCCCCATCGAGAATTCGGATTCGGCGGCCTGGAGAGAGCTCGAGGCGGTGCGCGCCGAAGCGGCTGCACTCCGGAGGCAACTCGCGGATTCACCGGATCGGGCACGGGAATTGGAAGCCCGCATCGATTCGCTGACTATTCGCAACACGAAGCTGATGGACACTCTGAAAGAGGCGCGCCAGCAACTGGTCGCGCTGCGCGAAGAGGTCGATCGGCTCGGTCAGCCGCCGAGTGGTTACGGCGTCCTGATCGGCGCCTACGACGACCAAACCGTCGACGTGTTCACCTCCGGCCGCAAGATGCGGTTGACGTGCTCGCCGAACATCGACACCAGCACCCTCGAGTACGGCCAGACCGTGCGGTTGAACGAGGCGCTGACGGTGGTCGAGGCCGGGCACTTCGACGCGGTCGGTGAGATCGGCACCCTACGCGAGGTCCTCGACGACGGCCGGCGCGCGCTCGTGGTCGGCCATGCCGACGAAGAGCGTGTGGTGTGGCTGTCCGGTCCGCTGTCCAAGGTCGCCGAGATCGACGACCTCGACGATCCCGACGCCCCCGTGCGCCGGCTGCGTCCCGGCGATTCGCTGCTGGTCGACACCAAGGCCGGCTTCGCCTTCGAGCGCATCCCCAAGGCCGAGGTCGAAGACCTGGTGCTGGAGGAAGTGCCCGATGTCGACTACAACGACATCGGTGGTCTGGGCCGCCAGATCGAGCAGATCCGCGACGCGGTGGAGCTGCCGTTCCTGCACAAGGACCTGTTCCGCGAGTACGCGCTGCGCCCGCCCAAGGGTGTGCTGCTCTACGGTCCGCCGGGCTGCGGTAAGACGCTCATCGCCAAGGCGGTGGCCAACTCGCTGGCCAAGAAGATCGCCGAGGCCCGCGGTGAGGATGCCAAGGAAGCCAAGTCCTACTTCCTCAACATCAAGGGCCCGGAGCTGCTGAACAAGTTCGTCGGCGAGACCGAGCGTCACATCCGGATCATCTTCCAGCGGGCCCGGGAGAAGGCCTCGGAAGGCACCCCGGTGATCGTGTTCTTCGACGAGATGGACTCGATCTTCCGCACCCGTGGATCCGGTGTGTCCTCGGATGTGGAGACCACCGTGGTGCCGCAGCTGCTGAGTGAGATCGACGGTGTCGAGGGCTTGGAGAACGTCATCGTCATCGGCGCCTCCAACCGTGAGGACATGATCGACCCCGCGATCCTGCGTCCGGGCCGCCTGGACGTCAAGATCAAGATCGAGCGGCCCGACGCCGAGTCGGCGCAGGACATCTTCTCCAAGTACCTCACCGAGGAACTGCCCCTGCACGCCGACGATCTGGCCGAGTTCCACGGCGACAAGGGCGCCTGCATCCGCGCGATGATCGAGCGGGTGGTGGAGCGGATGTACGCCGAGAGCGAGGACAACCGCTTCCTGGAGGTCACCTACGCCAACGGCGACAAAGAGGTCCTGTACTTCAAGGACTTCAACTCCGGCGCCATGATCCAGAACATCGTGGACCGGGCCAAGAAGTACGCCATCAAGTCGGTGCTCGACACCGGCAACCCGGGCCTGCGCATCCAGCATCTCTACGATTCGATCGTGGACGAGTTCTCCGAGAACGAGGACCTGCCCAACACCACGAATCCCGATGACTGGGCACGCATTTCGGGCAAGAAGGGCGAGCGGATCGTCTACATCCGGACCTTGGTCACCGGCAAGAATGCCAGCGCCAGCCGGGCGATCGACACCGAGTCGAATACGGGTCAATACCTGTAA
- a CDS encoding nitroreductase family deazaflavin-dependent oxidoreductase: MALPRALGKFNRQVTNPVTSVIAGRAPGMGIVVHKGRKSGRTYRTPVLLFADGHEYRIALTYGRDVDWVKNVVAAGDFAVETHGQTVALTDPLIRHDAAASWAPPVIRQALVAMSAPYFLEARTVD, translated from the coding sequence ATGGCGCTGCCACGCGCACTGGGGAAATTCAATCGGCAGGTCACCAACCCGGTGACCTCGGTCATCGCCGGGCGGGCACCCGGTATGGGCATTGTGGTGCACAAGGGGCGCAAATCCGGCCGCACCTACCGGACCCCGGTCCTGCTCTTCGCCGACGGCCACGAATACCGCATCGCCCTCACCTACGGCCGCGACGTGGACTGGGTGAAGAATGTCGTCGCCGCAGGCGATTTCGCCGTGGAAACCCACGGCCAGACCGTGGCGCTGACCGATCCGCTGATCCGCCACGACGCCGCCGCGAGCTGGGCGCCGCCGGTGATCCGGCAGGCGCTGGTCGCGATGTCGGCGCCGTACTTCCTGGAGGCCAGGACTGTCGATTGA
- a CDS encoding TIGR00266 family protein, producing MKVQLRHSPASAVARCFLAGNEPMRVESGAMVAHSAGVTLQAKAEGGIFAGLKRSMLAGESFFVSTFTAPPQGGWVDVAPSLPGDMLALTIQPDRPFFISRGGWIANSHGVQVESKWGGFANLFGGEGGFGLRATGEGEVVVGVFGAIDVIDLQPGEPITIDTGHVVAYDLAMNFTIRRAVSGKSIQSLKSGEGLVFDFTGPGRVLLQTRNPSAFASWTASTSSG from the coding sequence ATGAAGGTACAGCTGCGCCACAGTCCCGCCTCCGCGGTCGCCCGCTGCTTCCTCGCGGGCAATGAGCCGATGCGCGTCGAAAGCGGTGCCATGGTGGCGCATTCGGCGGGCGTCACCCTGCAAGCCAAGGCCGAAGGTGGCATCTTCGCCGGACTCAAGCGTTCCATGCTGGCCGGCGAATCGTTTTTCGTCTCCACCTTCACCGCGCCGCCGCAGGGCGGCTGGGTCGATGTCGCGCCCTCGCTGCCCGGTGACATGCTGGCGCTCACCATCCAGCCCGACCGGCCCTTCTTCATCAGCCGCGGCGGCTGGATCGCCAATTCCCATGGCGTGCAGGTGGAAAGCAAATGGGGCGGATTCGCGAACCTGTTCGGTGGCGAAGGCGGGTTCGGGCTGCGGGCGACCGGCGAGGGTGAGGTGGTCGTCGGTGTCTTCGGCGCGATCGACGTCATCGATCTGCAACCGGGCGAACCGATCACCATCGACACCGGCCACGTCGTCGCCTACGACCTGGCCATGAACTTCACCATCCGGCGCGCGGTTTCGGGGAAATCGATCCAGTCGCTCAAGTCCGGTGAGGGACTGGTCTTCGACTTCACCGGCCCGGGGCGGGTGCTGCTCCAGACGCGCAATCCCAGCGCGTTCGCCTCGTGGACGGCGTCGACATCGTCGGGTTAG
- a CDS encoding phosphoribosyl-ATP diphosphatase, producing MKTFEALFAELQDRAVTRPEGSGTVAALDAGVHTQGKKVLEEAGEVWLAAEHESDESLAEEISQLLYWVQVLMVGRGLRLEDVYRHL from the coding sequence GTGAAGACTTTCGAGGCCCTGTTCGCCGAGCTCCAGGATCGTGCCGTCACCCGCCCCGAGGGGTCGGGGACGGTGGCCGCGCTGGACGCCGGCGTGCATACCCAGGGCAAGAAGGTGCTCGAGGAGGCCGGTGAGGTGTGGCTGGCCGCCGAACACGAGAGCGACGAATCGCTCGCCGAGGAGATCTCGCAGCTGCTGTACTGGGTGCAGGTGCTGATGGTGGGCCGTGGACTGCGGCTCGAGGACGTCTACCGACATCTGTGA
- a CDS encoding slipin family protein, which translates to MYTTVMAWQRTLLYRDGTLERVLEPGRHRYDAKRCTLVEVDVRPRLMHVTGQELLTSDGLSLRASFALNWQVIDPVAFTTGAQNSETVLYAAVQDAVRAVVAAHPLDALVADRSLLTADLAPIADAVAGLGIEVSALRARDLMLPGELRKAALETVLAKERGRAELERARAEAAALRSLANTARLLEEHPALLRLRTLQVAAGPGTQVVLDPRDNS; encoded by the coding sequence ATGTACACGACGGTCATGGCGTGGCAGCGCACGCTGCTCTATCGCGACGGCACCCTGGAGCGGGTGCTCGAACCCGGTCGCCACCGCTACGACGCCAAGCGTTGCACGCTGGTCGAGGTGGATGTGCGGCCGCGGCTGATGCATGTCACCGGTCAGGAACTGCTCACTTCCGACGGTCTGTCGCTGCGGGCGAGTTTCGCGCTGAACTGGCAGGTCATCGATCCGGTCGCATTCACGACGGGCGCGCAGAATTCGGAGACCGTGCTCTACGCGGCCGTGCAGGACGCGGTTCGCGCGGTCGTGGCGGCGCATCCGCTCGACGCGCTGGTCGCGGACCGCAGCCTGCTCACCGCCGACCTCGCACCGATCGCCGACGCAGTTGCCGGCCTCGGTATCGAGGTCAGCGCGCTGCGGGCGCGCGATCTGATGCTGCCGGGTGAGCTGCGCAAGGCGGCGCTGGAGACGGTGCTGGCCAAGGAACGCGGCCGGGCCGAGCTGGAGCGGGCGCGCGCCGAGGCGGCGGCGCTGCGGTCGTTGGCCAATACCGCGCGACTGCTGGAGGAGCACCCGGCATTGCTGCGGCTGCGCACGCTCCAGGTGGCGGCAGGCCCGGGCACGCAGGTCGTGCTCGATCCGCGGGACAACAGCTGA
- a CDS encoding tRNA (adenine-N1)-methyltransferase — MTARRTGPFTIGDRVQLTDAKGRLYTVLLEPGKEFHTHRGGIKHDDLIGADEGSVVNSTNGTPYLALRPLLIDYVLSMPRGAAVIYPKDAAQIVHEGDIFPGARVLEAGAGSGALTCSLLRAVGPEGEVVSYEIRDDHAEHAVRNVETFFGERPANWSLTVGDVANYDGPPVDRVVLDMLAPWDALPAVSKALVPGGVLIVYVATVTQLSKIVETLREQQCWTEPRSWESMVRGWHVVGLAVRPEHRMQGHTAFLVSARRLAEGTVTPKPQRRPSKG; from the coding sequence ATGACGGCCAGACGGACCGGTCCATTCACCATCGGTGACCGGGTGCAGCTGACCGATGCCAAGGGCAGGTTGTACACCGTGCTCCTGGAGCCGGGCAAGGAGTTCCACACCCATCGCGGCGGGATCAAGCACGACGATCTGATCGGCGCCGACGAGGGCAGCGTGGTGAACTCCACCAACGGCACCCCGTACCTCGCGCTGCGGCCGCTGCTGATCGACTACGTGCTCTCGATGCCGCGCGGTGCGGCGGTGATCTACCCGAAGGACGCCGCCCAGATCGTGCACGAGGGCGATATCTTCCCCGGCGCGCGCGTGCTCGAGGCCGGTGCGGGCTCCGGCGCGCTCACCTGCTCGCTGCTGCGGGCGGTCGGGCCCGAGGGCGAGGTGGTGTCCTACGAAATCCGCGACGACCACGCCGAGCACGCTGTACGCAATGTGGAGACCTTCTTCGGCGAACGCCCGGCGAACTGGTCGTTGACCGTCGGTGACGTCGCGAACTACGACGGCCCGCCGGTCGACCGCGTGGTGCTCGACATGCTCGCACCCTGGGACGCCCTGCCCGCGGTGTCGAAGGCGCTGGTCCCCGGCGGCGTGCTGATCGTCTACGTGGCGACGGTGACGCAGCTGTCGAAGATCGTCGAAACGCTGCGCGAGCAACAATGCTGGACCGAACCGCGCTCGTGGGAATCGATGGTGCGCGGCTGGCATGTGGTGGGCCTGGCGGTGCGCCCGGAACACCGGATGCAGGGCCACACCGCGTTCCTGGTGAGCGCCCGCAGGCTGGCCGAGGGCACGGTGACGCCGAAGCCCCAGCGCCGGCCCTCGAAGGGCTGA
- a CDS encoding arsenate reductase family protein, giving the protein MTSGQTEIWHNPRCTKSRAALAHLDDNGGEYTVRRYLDDPPSADELRAALAKLGAEPWDITRTGEPEAKELGLSSWGRTEADRDRWIEALAAHPKLIQRPIVFTANGGAVVARDEDSLRSLD; this is encoded by the coding sequence ATGACTTCTGGGCAGACCGAGATCTGGCACAACCCGCGGTGCACCAAGAGCCGCGCCGCACTCGCGCACCTGGACGACAACGGCGGCGAGTACACCGTCCGGCGGTACCTCGACGATCCACCGTCGGCCGACGAATTGCGCGCCGCGCTGGCCAAGCTCGGCGCCGAACCCTGGGACATCACCCGCACCGGGGAGCCGGAAGCCAAGGAGCTCGGCCTGTCGAGTTGGGGTCGCACCGAGGCCGATCGCGACCGCTGGATCGAGGCGCTGGCGGCGCATCCGAAGCTGATCCAGCGGCCGATCGTGTTCACCGCGAACGGCGGTGCGGTGGTTGCCCGCGACGAGGACTCGCTCCGGTCGCTGGACTGA
- a CDS encoding RecB family exonuclease, protein MPAPATTPPADAEPAPRTDAAPVRSRPALSPSRAMDFKQCPLKYRLRAIDRIPEPPSRHAVRGTVVHALLEDLYALPAAERRPERADALAPGAWARVLAERPEVAELIAEAGLEVFLDEVRALVRAYYRLEDPTGFDPESCEARVEVELPDGVLLRGFVDRIDVAPTGELRVVDYKTGRAPGVTQETKALFQLKFYALVMLRTRGIVPAQLRLIYLADEQILTYAPDEDELTRFERTLAALWQAIREAGRTGDFPPSKSWLCGYCDYKHLCPEFGGTPPQYPGWPDEPESPEQIFAESVAD, encoded by the coding sequence ATGCCAGCACCAGCGACCACGCCCCCTGCCGACGCCGAACCGGCGCCCCGCACCGATGCGGCGCCGGTTCGCTCCCGTCCGGCGCTGTCGCCTTCCCGGGCAATGGATTTCAAGCAGTGCCCGCTGAAGTATCGGTTGCGCGCGATCGATCGGATTCCGGAGCCGCCGTCGCGGCACGCGGTGCGCGGGACCGTGGTGCACGCGCTGCTGGAAGATCTGTACGCGCTGCCCGCCGCCGAGCGCAGACCCGAGCGTGCCGATGCCCTGGCCCCGGGCGCGTGGGCCCGGGTGCTGGCCGAGCGGCCCGAGGTGGCCGAGCTGATCGCCGAGGCCGGGCTCGAGGTATTCCTCGACGAGGTGCGGGCGCTGGTGCGGGCCTATTACCGGTTGGAGGATCCCACCGGGTTCGATCCGGAGTCGTGCGAGGCGCGGGTCGAGGTCGAGCTTCCCGACGGTGTGCTGTTGCGCGGTTTCGTCGACCGGATCGACGTCGCGCCCACCGGGGAGCTTCGGGTGGTGGATTACAAGACCGGCCGCGCGCCCGGGGTCACCCAGGAGACCAAGGCGTTGTTCCAGCTCAAGTTCTACGCACTGGTGATGCTGCGCACTCGCGGCATCGTCCCGGCGCAGCTGCGGCTGATTTATCTGGCCGACGAGCAGATCCTGACCTACGCCCCCGACGAGGACGAACTCACCCGTTTCGAACGCACCCTGGCGGCCCTGTGGCAGGCCATCCGGGAGGCCGGCCGCACCGGGGATTTCCCGCCCAGCAAGAGCTGGTTGTGCGGCTATTGCGATTACAAGCACCTGTGCCCGGAGTTCGGCGGCACCCCGCCGCAGTATCCGGGCTGGCCGGACGAGCCTGAATCGCCGGAACAGATCTTCGCCGAATCGGTCGCTGATTGA
- a CDS encoding choline/carnitine O-acyltransferase: MTERTFAAEDQLPRVPLPTLEDSCTRFIEWCTPLLTADELATTEAAVADLLRPGGPGRTLDAALRDYDATPGVGSWLDEFWPSRYLGRRDRIALNANFFFLFRDDTTLATSAGAGQVEQAAGIVSAAVDYKLALDREEIPPVTQRGQRLSMWQNKYLFSETRIPGEEQDSVRVPYSPEWPGPSDARHILVFHRGSMFRMEVIGADGTPHSFADISDGLRAVLKAGSKYAATDTAVGHLTTLPRADWARSRAGLLAEPVNAAALDTIETALFCVCLEDFAPRDETHACDILLHGDSANRWFDKSVSFIVFADGQAGINVEHCGLDGTTILSFVDTLLESTVAEHAERSGARPQGLPVVEPIEFRLSAAQRAEIAAAGAAFARYAAENATTTVSFDDFGTAKAKQLGISPDAFAQLSYQLAHRRSKGLTGATYESIATRQYRNGRTEAMRVITPEMVAFVDIMEDAAADTAAKLDAAKAAAAAHVARAKQCQAGQAPEQHLWELEWIQRRRGAELGVTEPIALYTSPGWTIMRDDYLSTSSAPSVNIRYFGFGSTSSRCIGVAYVLLPDRWNLYLATPAPVADQMHAFAAHLRTAVADLEALLAGQ, from the coding sequence TTGACCGAACGCACGTTTGCCGCCGAGGACCAGCTGCCCCGGGTACCGCTACCGACGCTGGAGGACAGCTGTACCCGGTTCATCGAGTGGTGCACACCGCTGCTGACCGCCGACGAACTCGCCACCACCGAGGCCGCCGTCGCCGATCTGCTGCGTCCCGGCGGCCCGGGCCGCACCCTGGATGCCGCGCTGCGCGACTACGACGCCACGCCCGGCGTCGGCAGCTGGCTCGACGAGTTCTGGCCGTCGCGGTATCTGGGCCGGCGCGACCGGATCGCGCTCAACGCCAACTTCTTCTTCCTGTTCCGCGACGACACCACGCTCGCGACCTCGGCCGGGGCCGGGCAGGTGGAACAGGCGGCGGGCATCGTCAGTGCCGCCGTCGACTACAAGCTCGCACTCGACCGCGAGGAGATCCCGCCGGTCACCCAGCGTGGGCAGCGACTGTCGATGTGGCAGAACAAGTATCTGTTCTCCGAGACCCGCATCCCGGGCGAGGAACAAGACAGCGTCCGTGTGCCCTACAGCCCGGAATGGCCGGGGCCCTCGGACGCTCGGCACATCCTGGTCTTCCACCGCGGCAGCATGTTCCGGATGGAGGTCATCGGGGCCGACGGCACACCGCACAGCTTCGCCGACATCAGCGACGGGCTGCGCGCGGTGCTCAAGGCCGGATCGAAGTACGCGGCCACCGACACCGCGGTCGGGCACCTGACCACGCTGCCGCGGGCGGACTGGGCGCGCAGCCGGGCGGGTCTGCTGGCCGAACCGGTCAACGCCGCGGCCCTCGACACCATCGAGACCGCGCTGTTCTGCGTCTGCCTGGAGGATTTCGCGCCGCGCGATGAAACCCACGCCTGCGACATCCTGCTGCACGGCGACAGCGCCAACCGCTGGTTCGACAAGTCGGTGTCGTTCATCGTCTTCGCCGACGGGCAGGCCGGCATCAATGTCGAGCACTGCGGCCTCGACGGCACCACCATCCTGTCGTTCGTCGACACCCTGCTGGAATCGACGGTCGCCGAACACGCCGAACGTTCCGGTGCCCGGCCGCAGGGCCTGCCGGTGGTGGAGCCGATCGAGTTCCGGCTCAGCGCCGCCCAGCGCGCCGAGATCGCCGCGGCCGGTGCGGCATTCGCCCGCTACGCCGCCGAGAACGCGACCACCACGGTGTCATTCGACGATTTCGGCACCGCCAAGGCCAAGCAGCTCGGTATCTCGCCGGATGCCTTCGCCCAGCTGAGCTACCAGCTGGCCCACCGGCGCAGCAAGGGTCTCACCGGCGCCACCTACGAGTCCATCGCCACCCGCCAGTACCGCAACGGCCGCACCGAGGCCATGCGGGTGATCACGCCGGAGATGGTGGCCTTCGTCGACATTATGGAAGACGCCGCCGCCGACACCGCGGCCAAGCTCGACGCCGCCAAGGCCGCCGCGGCCGCGCACGTCGCCCGGGCCAAGCAGTGCCAGGCCGGGCAGGCGCCGGAACAGCACCTGTGGGAGCTCGAGTGGATTCAGCGCCGCCGCGGCGCCGAACTGGGCGTCACCGAGCCCATCGCGCTCTACACCAGCCCGGGCTGGACGATCATGCGCGACGACTATCTGAGCACCAGCTCGGCGCCGTCGGTCAATATCCGCTACTTCGGTTTCGGCTCCACCAGCTCGCGCTGCATCGGCGTGGCCTATGTGCTGCTGCCCGATCGCTGGAACCTCTACCTGGCCACCCCGGCCCCGGTCGCCGATCAGATGCACGCCTTCGCCGCGCATCTGCGTACCGCCGTCGCCGACCTGGAAGCCCTGCTGGCCGGGCAGTAG
- the hisG gene encoding ATP phosphoribosyltransferase gives MLRVAVPNKGALSESAVSILSEAGYRKRTDSRDLTVLDLANQVEFFFLRPKDIAIYVGSGELDLGITGRDLALDSAAPVTERLALGFGGSTFRYAAPAGRDWTVEDLAGKRIATSYPNLVLSDLAKRGIEAEVIRLDGAVEISIQLGVADAIADVVGSGRTLRQHNLVAFGASLCDSEGVLIEREGSDRDDKARNQLIDRVKGVVFAQQYLMLDYDCPKSLLDRAAQITPGLESPTVSPLTDPDWVAVRALVPRKLGNSVMDQLADLGAKAILATDIRSCRAF, from the coding sequence ATGCTGCGCGTCGCAGTCCCCAACAAAGGCGCACTCTCCGAATCGGCCGTGTCGATCCTGTCCGAGGCCGGTTACCGCAAACGCACCGATTCCCGTGATCTGACCGTCCTGGACCTGGCCAATCAGGTGGAGTTCTTCTTCCTGCGGCCCAAGGACATCGCCATCTACGTCGGTTCCGGTGAACTCGATCTCGGTATCACCGGCCGCGATCTGGCGCTCGACTCGGCCGCACCGGTCACCGAGCGGCTCGCCCTCGGTTTCGGCGGCTCCACCTTCCGCTACGCCGCCCCCGCCGGCCGCGACTGGACCGTCGAGGACCTCGCGGGCAAGCGCATCGCCACCTCCTACCCGAACCTGGTGCTGTCGGACCTGGCCAAGCGCGGCATCGAGGCCGAGGTCATCCGGCTCGACGGCGCGGTCGAGATCTCCATCCAGCTCGGCGTCGCCGATGCCATCGCCGATGTGGTCGGCTCCGGGCGCACGCTGCGCCAGCACAACCTGGTCGCCTTCGGCGCCTCGCTCTGCGACTCGGAGGGCGTGCTGATCGAACGCGAGGGCTCCGACCGCGACGACAAGGCCCGCAACCAGCTCATCGACCGGGTCAAGGGCGTGGTGTTCGCCCAGCAGTACCTCATGCTCGACTACGACTGCCCCAAGAGCCTGCTCGACCGGGCCGCCCAGATCACCCCGGGCCTGGAATCGCCCACTGTCTCGCCGCTGACCGACCCCGACTGGGTCGCGGTGCGCGCGCTGGTGCCGCGCAAGCTGGGCAACTCGGTGATGGACCAGCTCGCCGATCTCGGCGCCAAGGCGATCCTGGCCACCGACATCAGGTCCTGCCGGGCTTTCTGA
- a CDS encoding PaaI family thioesterase — protein MTTSPCDPVTPPNPDFAELVKAAVSTMPAARTLGFTFGEVGAGTAEIIQPYRPELTEHNGYFQGGVIGMLADFAGGSAAGTLLPPGWVNMTIDYTVKILAPAKGEKVIARGRVVRSSTTISVAAADVFTADGESEQLCATALVTMRNINLAKG, from the coding sequence ATGACAACCTCACCGTGCGACCCGGTCACGCCACCGAACCCCGACTTCGCCGAACTCGTGAAGGCCGCCGTCTCGACCATGCCGGCAGCGCGAACCCTCGGCTTCACCTTCGGCGAGGTGGGCGCGGGCACGGCAGAGATCATCCAGCCCTACCGCCCCGAGCTCACCGAACACAACGGATACTTCCAGGGCGGGGTGATCGGCATGCTCGCCGATTTCGCCGGCGGGTCGGCCGCGGGCACCCTGTTGCCGCCGGGCTGGGTGAACATGACGATCGACTACACGGTGAAGATCCTCGCCCCAGCCAAGGGCGAGAAGGTGATCGCGCGGGGCCGGGTGGTCCGGTCGAGCACCACGATCAGCGTCGCCGCTGCGGATGTTTTCACCGCCGACGGCGAATCGGAGCAACTGTGCGCGACGGCGCTGGTGACCATGCGCAACATCAACCTCGCCAAGGGCTGA
- a CDS encoding class I SAM-dependent methyltransferase encodes MSVPMHTTGKASFDDIYERPDPREYYARMAELDYCIPQLAKPHFERQLAEYRDATGVSAPTVLDIGCSYGVNAALLRLDTTIDELGEHYRAVDGDRDALIALDRARLAADDTRPEVRFVGMDASRPALDYAHAAGLLHDIVHADLEATDPTDEQRRILAAADLVISTGCIGYVTEKTLLRVATADPDRRPWMAHFVLRMYGFDAIEGELAALGYRTEQMPGDFAQRRFASDAEQAQVLNTLSANGIDPTDREADGWLYANLYLSRPA; translated from the coding sequence GTGTCCGTGCCTATGCACACCACCGGGAAAGCCTCCTTCGACGACATCTACGAACGCCCCGATCCGCGCGAGTACTACGCGCGCATGGCCGAATTGGATTACTGCATACCGCAGTTGGCGAAGCCGCATTTCGAGCGGCAGCTCGCCGAGTACCGCGACGCCACCGGGGTGAGCGCGCCGACGGTGCTCGATATCGGCTGCTCCTACGGCGTCAACGCGGCGCTGCTGCGGCTGGACACGACCATCGACGAACTGGGGGAGCATTACCGTGCGGTCGACGGCGACCGGGACGCGCTGATCGCCCTCGACCGGGCCCGCCTCGCCGCCGACGACACCCGGCCCGAGGTCCGCTTCGTCGGCATGGACGCCTCGCGTCCCGCGCTGGACTACGCCCACGCCGCGGGCCTGCTGCACGACATCGTGCACGCCGATCTCGAGGCCACCGACCCCACCGACGAGCAGCGCCGGATCCTGGCCGCCGCCGACTTGGTGATCTCCACCGGCTGTATCGGCTACGTCACCGAGAAGACCCTGCTCCGGGTGGCCACCGCCGACCCCGACCGCAGGCCGTGGATGGCACACTTCGTCTTGCGCATGTATGGCTTCGACGCGATCGAGGGTGAGCTGGCGGCCCTCGGCTACCGCACCGAGCAGATGCCCGGCGATTTCGCCCAGCGCCGCTTCGCCTCCGACGCCGAGCAGGCGCAGGTGTTGAATACTCTGTCCGCCAACGGAATCGATCCGACCGACCGGGAAGCGGACGGCTGGCTCTACGCCAACCTCTACCTCTCTCGACCCGCCTGA